From the Saccharobesus litoralis genome, one window contains:
- a CDS encoding methyl-accepting chemotaxis protein: MKNLTLRIAMNFVAGLIIVALITLFILVERNGQAQAKYQSLVQNLKDIESSMLMFRRHEKDFLARLSVKYQKRHQDMRQGVTLQLQKIDRLASELDEVWPEDKVVEQFNRYYQSFDKMSANYVAIGLDEKSGLRGALRAAIHQVEASVKAENNAKLLVDILMLRRHEKDFLLRNDIKYLGRHDKQILATVDDIKQLNRSNSQALIAGLFTYQQEFQNLVKATQEVGLDSNSGLKGEMRSAVHNLESILNQEIARLESETIAHANSLNQQTTIAFVSICGLLMFVMISISRHIINRSQLASKLVSELQQKVASKQLSGLGQLKMAGKDEFALISSKTAQLGHEIEVLYEQIAQEHAKTTRIKQALDTANTPVMLTNTQAEVIYFNQSFSQLAIKLESAIQAFSSKFSAANLLGSNINQLIHTSSETSHQDQSAVVFGEYTVSINTAEIIGENQQKLGTVYEWLDKTEELRLQELEKLKQQQERILANENARIRQSLDVASTSVMVADDNLQVIYHNKSMAKLMSKLTHALSQLVAGFQVNQLEGYQLNQFSWQPQKQLALLQGLTQVHNEIIEVAGNTLEVNIAPIFNEQGEKLGFVVEWHDLTAELAQQAKEREAAYANARIRQSLDVANTPVMVANADNEIIYTNHSIDSLMLNIAPQLQSVIKDFDPRSLLGSHIDKFHTEPAHQQAIISQLTDTYQTKVEVNGLTLSITATPITSDDGERIGTVVEWQDLTQELARQAKEREIANENARIRQSLDVANTAVMVADNDLNVIYTNQSLQHMMLELESSLANAVQGFNAKQLLGHPVNLFSGEVAEQHKMLMALQNTYQTQVEVSDLTFAISAAPIINQDNERIGTVIEWRDLTKQLARQVIERRIADENARIKAALDNVSTNAMVADDQRNIVYLNKSMMNMFTRNQQKLKQVLPEFDIDNLVGQSIDVFHRNPAHQEQLLQSLTAEYQSEIVVNGLTFELTANPVFTESGERIGSVLEWLDRTDEVAIEEEIDTLIAAAARGDLEQRIDLQNKETFFLKLGTGLNELVAIAQDVVNETGRVLAGMAQGDLSQSIDKDYQGAFGQLKQDANMTTQKLTEITQGISQSALSVSNGANEIAQGNLNLSQRTEQQAASLEETAASMDEMTSSVQQSASHADEANQLSRLAQQRAEKGGEVVQNAIHAMDEINQASNEIVDIIGTIDEIAFQTNLLALNAAVEAARAGEQGRGFAVVAGEVRNLAQRSAESAKKIKQLIQNSVTKVAQGSEMVNESGRTLSEIIDTVRQVNDIVQNISHSANEQSRGIVQVNQAVVQMDEMTQQNAALVEQATAASSAMAEQARQMQDLVNFFNSAKVKSAMAAIETF; this comes from the coding sequence GTGAAAAATTTGACGTTACGTATTGCCATGAACTTTGTGGCAGGTTTAATTATAGTGGCATTGATTACATTATTTATTCTTGTTGAGCGCAATGGACAAGCGCAGGCTAAATATCAGTCATTGGTACAAAACTTAAAAGATATTGAATCTTCTATGTTGATGTTCCGTCGACATGAAAAAGATTTTTTAGCTCGGCTTTCTGTTAAATATCAAAAGCGCCATCAAGATATGCGTCAAGGAGTAACTCTACAGTTACAGAAAATCGATCGCTTAGCGAGCGAACTGGATGAAGTATGGCCAGAAGACAAAGTCGTTGAACAATTTAATCGTTATTATCAGTCGTTTGACAAAATGTCTGCAAATTATGTGGCAATTGGCTTAGATGAAAAATCAGGATTACGAGGTGCATTAAGGGCTGCTATTCATCAAGTCGAAGCCAGTGTTAAGGCTGAAAATAATGCCAAATTATTAGTTGATATTCTTATGCTACGTCGCCACGAAAAAGATTTTTTACTGCGAAATGATATTAAATACTTGGGCCGACATGATAAGCAAATATTAGCGACAGTTGATGATATCAAGCAGCTTAACCGCTCTAACAGCCAAGCTTTGATTGCTGGTTTATTTACCTACCAACAAGAATTTCAAAACTTAGTCAAGGCGACACAAGAAGTTGGTTTAGATAGTAACTCAGGTTTAAAAGGTGAGATGCGCAGTGCTGTGCACAATCTTGAGAGTATTTTAAATCAAGAAATTGCTAGGTTAGAAAGTGAAACCATAGCTCATGCTAATTCGTTAAATCAACAAACGACGATTGCCTTTGTCAGTATATGTGGTTTGCTGATGTTTGTGATGATTAGTATTAGTCGTCACATCATTAACCGTTCTCAACTGGCGTCTAAGTTGGTGTCTGAATTACAACAAAAAGTAGCGAGTAAACAACTTAGTGGTTTAGGTCAACTTAAAATGGCAGGTAAAGATGAATTTGCCTTAATCAGTAGTAAAACCGCTCAGTTAGGTCATGAAATCGAAGTGTTATACGAGCAAATTGCACAAGAACATGCAAAAACAACGCGCATTAAACAAGCGCTTGATACTGCTAATACGCCAGTTATGCTGACTAATACACAAGCTGAAGTCATTTATTTTAACCAGTCGTTTTCTCAGTTAGCGATAAAGCTTGAATCGGCGATCCAAGCTTTTTCATCTAAATTTAGCGCGGCAAATTTACTTGGTTCAAATATAAACCAACTTATTCATACAAGTTCAGAAACTTCACATCAGGATCAGTCAGCTGTGGTATTTGGAGAATATACAGTGTCTATTAATACCGCTGAAATAATCGGTGAAAATCAACAGAAATTAGGTACTGTTTATGAATGGCTAGATAAAACAGAGGAGCTTAGACTTCAAGAGCTTGAGAAACTAAAACAGCAACAAGAGCGTATTCTTGCTAATGAAAATGCCCGAATTCGCCAATCGCTAGACGTTGCCAGTACAAGTGTAATGGTTGCTGATGATAATTTGCAGGTGATTTATCATAACAAGTCAATGGCCAAATTAATGAGTAAACTGACACATGCTTTATCGCAGTTAGTTGCCGGTTTTCAGGTTAATCAATTAGAGGGTTATCAACTCAATCAATTTAGTTGGCAGCCACAAAAACAGTTGGCCTTATTACAAGGTTTAACCCAAGTCCACAACGAAATTATAGAGGTTGCGGGTAATACGTTAGAGGTAAATATAGCCCCCATATTTAATGAACAAGGAGAAAAGCTAGGCTTTGTTGTCGAGTGGCATGATTTAACGGCTGAATTGGCACAGCAGGCCAAAGAACGCGAAGCGGCATATGCCAATGCCCGCATCCGCCAATCACTTGATGTTGCCAATACGCCTGTGATGGTGGCTAATGCCGACAATGAAATTATATATACCAATCACTCGATTGATAGCTTGATGTTAAATATTGCCCCCCAATTACAATCAGTGATAAAAGATTTTGATCCGCGATCGTTACTCGGCAGCCATATTGATAAGTTTCATACGGAGCCTGCTCATCAACAAGCTATTATTAGCCAGTTGACTGATACTTATCAGACTAAGGTTGAAGTGAATGGCTTAACATTATCAATTACGGCAACGCCAATCACCAGTGATGATGGCGAGCGGATCGGTACCGTTGTTGAGTGGCAGGATTTAACTCAGGAACTCGCTCGACAAGCAAAAGAACGAGAAATAGCTAATGAAAATGCCCGTATTCGTCAATCATTAGATGTGGCTAATACGGCTGTTATGGTTGCCGACAACGATTTAAATGTCATCTATACCAACCAATCATTACAACATATGATGCTGGAGCTTGAAAGTTCGTTAGCCAATGCCGTTCAGGGGTTTAATGCCAAGCAATTGTTGGGACACCCCGTTAATTTATTTAGCGGTGAGGTAGCCGAACAACATAAGATGCTAATGGCTTTACAAAATACTTATCAAACACAAGTAGAAGTGAGTGATTTAACCTTTGCTATCTCTGCCGCGCCTATCATTAATCAAGATAACGAGCGTATTGGGACGGTAATTGAATGGCGCGATTTAACAAAACAATTGGCTCGACAAGTTATTGAGCGGCGTATTGCCGATGAAAATGCAAGGATCAAAGCTGCATTGGATAATGTGTCGACAAATGCCATGGTAGCTGATGATCAACGTAATATTGTTTATCTAAATAAATCTATGATGAATATGTTTACGCGCAATCAACAGAAGTTAAAACAGGTTTTACCTGAATTTGATATTGATAATTTAGTTGGTCAAAGCATTGATGTTTTTCATCGCAACCCTGCGCATCAGGAGCAATTACTGCAATCATTAACAGCTGAGTATCAATCGGAAATTGTTGTTAATGGCCTGACTTTTGAGTTAACGGCTAACCCCGTATTTACTGAATCAGGCGAGAGAATTGGTTCGGTATTAGAGTGGCTCGATCGTACAGACGAGGTGGCAATAGAAGAAGAAATTGATACTTTGATCGCGGCTGCGGCAAGAGGTGATTTAGAGCAACGTATTGATTTACAAAATAAAGAAACGTTTTTCTTAAAATTAGGTACGGGGTTAAATGAGTTAGTTGCGATTGCGCAAGATGTTGTCAATGAAACCGGTAGAGTTTTAGCTGGGATGGCACAGGGGGATTTAAGTCAATCTATTGATAAAGATTATCAGGGCGCATTTGGACAATTAAAGCAGGACGCAAATATGACAACGCAAAAGTTAACTGAAATTACCCAAGGTATCAGTCAATCAGCTTTGTCAGTGAGTAATGGGGCTAATGAAATTGCTCAGGGCAATTTAAACCTTAGTCAACGCACAGAACAACAAGCAGCTAGTTTGGAAGAAACCGCGGCCAGTATGGATGAAATGACCTCATCGGTACAACAAAGTGCTAGCCATGCCGATGAAGCCAATCAGCTTTCTAGGCTAGCTCAACAACGAGCTGAAAAAGGCGGGGAAGTGGTTCAAAATGCGATCCACGCGATGGATGAAATTAATCAGGCGAGTAATGAAATTGTCGACATTATTGGCACTATCGATGAAATTGCATTTCAAACCAATTTACTTGCATTGAATGCAGCGGTTGAAGCCGCGCGAGCTGGTGAACAGGGTAGAGGTTTTGCCGTAGTAGCAGGAGAGGTTCGTAATCTTGCCCAGCGCTCAGCAGAGTCAGCCAAGAAAATTAAACAGTTAATTCAAAATAGCGTGACTAAAGTCGCTCAGGGATCTGAAATGGTAAATGAGTCAGGGCGTACGCTTAGTGAAATCATTGACACCGTGCGTCAGGTTAATGACATAGTACAAAACATTAGTCATTCGGCTAATGAACAAAGCCGAGGGATAGTGCAAGTTAACCAAGCTGTAGTTCAGATGGATGAAATGACTCAGCAAAATGCCGCCTTAGTTGAACAGGCAACCGCGGCGAGTTCGGCAATGGCAGAACAAGCTCGTCAAATGCAAGACTTAGTCAACTTTTTTAATAGCGCCAAAGTAAAATCTGCCATGGCGGCGATTGAGACTTTTTAG
- a CDS encoding c-type cytochrome: MPHRKLTHIRIIAFTLLTALSYQSQAQSTDQHTDQHFQALLQNNKILKQGEKQFAMHCAGCHKKDLSGAVGFNLKDGEWVHGGKPSQILASLQNGFDKAGMPGFARILSQSDQEAIVAYILSKREGFESLTYKIYQLESDEDKYYGQNDLIASGKLNKNIADFELPEIKHYAIEFSGDFHVPQTEKTYLFAEHVNGLNLTLENNGKPVESEGWKGIVKWPLKSGKQHLKITYIAGKEGAWLRNIGFYVVNKDMSIKLFPVSTKALAESKKSTYDIKALAGYVVQQKKIIKLPPYSMAIGAPQQVNYAFNTRSCAVNGLWHGDMLNIGPNIGGRGKDGSIPLGDWLYHYPQQLMPTLTKEQTCSFIKYRINDNAPEFTFKVNDLTLSLTTDFSHKNQARFVYSVLDNPSNLTQISFVLPSAKGLSLSSQQGKVQQQTLTVDIASIKNFSIQMAWTGAKQ, from the coding sequence ATGCCACACCGTAAATTAACACATATCAGAATTATCGCGTTTACGCTGCTCACCGCATTGAGTTATCAAAGTCAGGCGCAAAGTACTGACCAACACACTGACCAACATTTTCAAGCACTTTTACAAAACAACAAAATATTAAAACAAGGCGAAAAGCAGTTTGCTATGCACTGTGCCGGTTGTCATAAAAAAGACTTAAGCGGGGCGGTTGGCTTTAACTTAAAAGATGGTGAATGGGTCCATGGTGGCAAACCATCTCAAATATTAGCTAGTTTACAAAATGGTTTTGACAAAGCTGGCATGCCTGGGTTTGCCCGTATATTGAGTCAAAGTGATCAAGAAGCCATTGTCGCTTACATTCTTTCAAAACGTGAAGGTTTTGAAAGCTTAACCTACAAAATTTACCAACTCGAAAGTGACGAAGATAAGTACTACGGCCAAAACGATTTAATCGCTAGCGGTAAACTCAACAAAAATATCGCGGATTTTGAATTACCTGAAATTAAGCACTACGCAATTGAATTTTCGGGAGATTTTCACGTTCCTCAAACAGAGAAAACTTACCTATTTGCTGAGCATGTCAACGGCTTAAATCTAACGCTTGAAAATAACGGCAAGCCAGTTGAATCCGAAGGCTGGAAAGGTATTGTTAAATGGCCTTTAAAATCGGGAAAACAACATCTAAAAATCACTTACATTGCAGGCAAAGAAGGTGCATGGTTACGCAACATCGGCTTTTATGTTGTAAACAAAGACATGTCCATCAAACTTTTTCCAGTCTCAACCAAGGCGTTAGCTGAAAGTAAAAAGAGTACCTATGATATTAAAGCTTTAGCTGGCTATGTGGTTCAACAAAAGAAAATAATCAAACTGCCGCCTTATTCCATGGCAATTGGCGCCCCTCAACAAGTGAACTATGCCTTTAATACCAGAAGCTGTGCCGTTAATGGCCTATGGCACGGCGACATGTTAAATATTGGTCCTAACATTGGAGGGCGAGGTAAAGATGGTAGTATTCCTTTAGGTGATTGGCTATATCACTATCCTCAACAACTCATGCCAACTTTAACCAAAGAGCAAACCTGCTCATTTATTAAATATCGTATTAATGACAACGCGCCTGAATTCACGTTTAAAGTTAACGATTTAACCCTTTCATTAACAACTGATTTTAGTCATAAAAATCAAGCCCGCTTTGTATATAGCGTGCTTGATAACCCGAGTAACCTAACACAAATTTCGTTTGTGTTACCTTCAGCTAAAGGATTAAGCCTCAGTAGCCAACAAGGTAAAGTGCAGCAGCAAACATTAACCGTTGATATTGCTTCTATTAAAAACTTTTCTATACAAATGGCTTGGACAGGAGCTAAACAATAA
- a CDS encoding carbohydrate-binding protein, which produces MPISNDFRLTSLLIPFALAACTNGTNNHKEVVEPVVIPADAVNVRVDINTLQYFDDSLTLDRQKFFNQHDSQFNAWLYDVEDVDYMRNELNAGVGRQFWGPMSTAKALKQSYPSTETAKIEGKKSIESFNNHKLRSTYSNRSVMTEHPRTVVTDLNDNIVEGARWAADYFEYYYTDESRPLFFEPMNEPFVHAKDFVPGGWDAKKNFVMTQHMSDWFKEIGKEFDKRPALKDMYVMGFSSAWPSLELNDFNHFKERQKMFMDRAGDYIDSFSFHLYDGVNVTGQSNRRSGSNAQAIIDIIETYSMVKWDKVKPHALTEYGGIIDRPKLPNAKSKKDQEYFYDETIASQEIKSYNHMLMEFLDREERILTSIPFITGHATWYWPTHEGHPYSATLWRPDPAKIRLNTNTNRYEFINPKDKNNYLPTPKIKFYQLWNEVKGNRLATESSDPDIQTKAYVDGDTVYIALNNLEDESKTVNLAVGAGAGYQYKNLTLKRLAVPTDSPATLQVDSKKVSGYVSSSQLAANVIELAPYETVVYQYQFNKTVKADTQLRRETYYSDDFLQPIKANQPITIKFNQVDLTTSSQQHSTALLRMSIGRKHDKSKQPIVTINGSSVTVPNDWAGYDQANRKDFFGAIEIPVPMSLLKKNNQVRLTFPDTQGHVSSVVLEVNKAI; this is translated from the coding sequence ATGCCTATATCTAATGACTTTCGATTAACATCTTTACTTATTCCTTTCGCTTTAGCTGCGTGTACCAATGGTACTAATAACCACAAAGAGGTTGTTGAGCCTGTGGTGATCCCTGCCGATGCAGTTAATGTCAGAGTCGATATCAATACTTTGCAATATTTTGATGATTCCTTAACGTTAGATAGGCAAAAGTTTTTTAATCAACATGACTCACAGTTTAATGCTTGGCTATATGATGTTGAAGATGTGGATTATATGCGCAATGAATTGAATGCTGGGGTAGGGCGTCAATTTTGGGGGCCGATGAGCACGGCGAAAGCGTTAAAACAGTCTTATCCTTCAACAGAAACCGCCAAGATTGAAGGCAAAAAAAGTATAGAAAGTTTTAATAATCATAAATTACGATCGACTTACAGTAATCGTTCAGTCATGACTGAACACCCTCGCACTGTCGTGACGGACTTAAACGATAATATTGTCGAAGGTGCTCGTTGGGCGGCTGATTATTTTGAATACTATTACACGGACGAATCTCGGCCGTTGTTTTTTGAACCGATGAATGAACCTTTTGTGCATGCCAAAGATTTTGTGCCTGGTGGTTGGGATGCAAAGAAAAATTTTGTTATGACCCAACACATGAGTGATTGGTTTAAAGAAATTGGTAAAGAGTTTGATAAACGTCCAGCTTTAAAGGATATGTATGTTATGGGTTTTAGCTCGGCGTGGCCTTCGTTAGAGCTCAATGATTTTAATCATTTTAAAGAACGCCAAAAAATGTTTATGGACAGAGCGGGTGATTATATAGACTCGTTTTCTTTTCATTTATACGACGGGGTGAATGTAACTGGGCAATCCAATCGACGTTCGGGCAGTAATGCTCAAGCCATAATCGATATTATTGAAACCTATTCAATGGTGAAGTGGGACAAGGTCAAACCTCATGCATTAACCGAATATGGCGGCATTATTGATAGACCCAAGTTACCTAATGCGAAAAGTAAAAAAGACCAAGAATATTTTTACGATGAAACGATTGCTAGCCAAGAGATTAAATCATACAACCATATGTTGATGGAGTTTTTGGATAGGGAGGAACGTATTTTAACCTCGATTCCATTTATTACAGGGCATGCAACATGGTATTGGCCGACTCACGAGGGGCATCCCTATTCAGCTACATTGTGGCGTCCAGATCCAGCTAAAATTCGCTTAAACACCAATACCAATCGTTACGAGTTTATTAATCCTAAAGATAAAAATAATTATCTGCCGACCCCTAAAATTAAGTTTTATCAACTGTGGAATGAGGTAAAGGGTAATCGTTTAGCAACAGAGAGTAGCGATCCTGATATTCAAACCAAGGCTTATGTCGATGGTGATACGGTGTATATAGCGCTTAATAATCTTGAAGATGAAAGCAAAACGGTGAATTTAGCTGTTGGCGCTGGCGCGGGTTATCAATATAAAAATTTAACGCTAAAGCGTTTAGCTGTACCTACCGATAGCCCTGCAACGTTGCAAGTTGATAGTAAAAAAGTTTCTGGTTATGTTTCTTCATCGCAATTAGCGGCTAACGTGATTGAGCTAGCACCGTATGAAACGGTAGTTTATCAATATCAGTTTAATAAAACCGTTAAAGCAGATACACAACTACGACGTGAAACTTATTATTCTGATGACTTTTTACAACCCATTAAAGCTAATCAGCCGATCACAATAAAGTTTAACCAAGTGGATTTAACCACAAGTTCGCAACAGCATTCTACAGCATTGCTGCGCATGAGTATTGGTCGTAAGCATGACAAATCGAAACAACCAATAGTCACGATTAATGGCTCTTCGGTTACAGTGCCCAATGACTGGGCTGGTTATGATCAAGCGAATCGCAAAGATTTTTTTGGCGCAATTGAAATACCAGTGCCGATGAGTTTACTTAAGAAAAATAACCAAGTGCGCTTAACTTTCCCTGATACGCAAGGCCATGTGTCTTCTGTAGTGTTGGAGGTTAATAAAGCAATATAA
- a CDS encoding glycosyltransferase family 4 protein → MNKHLGEIWQVVDSRNFGGIESHILQLSQGLQIMGLTPRVVFLNHYGEHPLFRLLKKANIPYLVRKACSIQSLIKTHQPALIHTHGYKAGIVMRIIGRLSGTPVISTYHAGETPKGKVWLYDWIDRYTGHLAKWRFAVSASIQQKLPTHAEQAKNFINSRQLTKGDGQQVAFVGRLSFEKGINQLIAIAKQLPHVDIHVYGDGPAKQQLLSARLKNLHLHGQQHHMPHVWRQIGLLLLPSLQEGLPMVALEAMARGIPVVASRVGALPELITHKKNGWLINVGDIHGYCQAIMRWHALPAIQQASLSRKAKKVVDTDYSVEAVMPHFIQRYRQAMCG, encoded by the coding sequence ATGAACAAACATCTGGGCGAAATTTGGCAAGTCGTTGACAGCCGCAACTTCGGTGGTATTGAAAGCCATATATTGCAACTCAGCCAAGGCTTACAAATCATGGGGCTAACGCCACGCGTGGTATTTTTGAATCATTATGGCGAGCATCCATTATTTCGCTTGCTGAAAAAAGCCAACATCCCCTATTTAGTGCGTAAAGCTTGTTCAATACAATCGCTAATTAAGACGCACCAACCTGCTCTAATCCACACCCATGGCTATAAAGCCGGCATAGTGATGCGTATAATAGGTAGATTAAGTGGTACGCCTGTTATTAGTACTTATCATGCTGGAGAAACACCAAAAGGCAAAGTATGGTTGTACGACTGGATTGATAGATATACAGGCCACTTAGCCAAATGGCGCTTTGCTGTCAGTGCCAGTATTCAACAAAAACTTCCTACCCATGCTGAACAAGCTAAAAACTTTATCAATAGTCGGCAACTGACCAAAGGCGATGGCCAACAAGTCGCCTTTGTTGGTCGCTTGAGTTTTGAAAAGGGTATTAATCAGTTAATCGCGATAGCCAAACAACTACCCCACGTTGATATCCATGTTTATGGCGATGGCCCCGCTAAACAACAATTGTTAAGCGCAAGATTAAAGAATTTACACTTACATGGACAACAACATCACATGCCTCATGTATGGCGACAAATAGGTTTACTCTTGCTGCCATCACTACAAGAAGGTTTGCCTATGGTTGCCTTAGAGGCCATGGCACGCGGCATTCCCGTAGTAGCCAGCCGAGTGGGCGCGTTGCCAGAGCTGATAACACATAAGAAAAATGGTTGGCTAATAAATGTTGGTGATATTCACGGCTATTGCCAAGCAATTATGCGCTGGCATGCCCTGCCCGCCATTCAACAGGCCAGTTTAAGCCGCAAAGCCAAAAAGGTGGTCGACACAGACTACTCTGTTGAAGCTGTGATGCCACATTTTATTCAAAGATACCGTCAGGCCATGTGTGGTTGA
- a CDS encoding glycosyltransferase family 4 protein, giving the protein MPANPAKILFVHYGEQVYRGSEVCLINLIANLDRNCFEPVLWCNSPEIAAVGKSHNIEVIRSDFSLLLGWQAPRFNVKAFWQQVRQGQQIIKQHNIDLVHCNSAAPTQWMVAACRLTDIPLLSHLHSSYPLRDRITLGLHAANKVVCVNNEIKKQLTDDGMPDERISVIANGLDMDKLQRIFPIDVRQQLKLQYDDILLASTGYLTPVKGMDLCIEAVAELEHVHNIKAHLMLIGDGPEWDNLVTLATKLGVKDRVHLMDSSDLVTSMLWDNADIYLSGSRQEAFGLAIAEAGVANIPVVAPQVGGVPMIVKHEKTGLLYPAQNVKAMATQVARLVENTQLRHHLARALKQHVADNFTIDHYTQHFASTYRQLIRQQQQNKLKHDWSISLTPFKRLASIAWRQFSHRLGNIQIKQDS; this is encoded by the coding sequence ATGCCTGCAAATCCAGCAAAAATTTTATTCGTCCATTATGGCGAGCAAGTATACCGCGGCAGTGAAGTTTGTTTGATCAACTTAATCGCCAATTTGGATCGTAACTGTTTTGAGCCTGTCCTGTGGTGTAACTCGCCTGAGATTGCCGCAGTTGGCAAAAGCCATAATATCGAAGTGATCCGTAGCGACTTTAGTTTGTTGCTCGGCTGGCAAGCACCGCGTTTTAACGTTAAAGCATTTTGGCAACAGGTTCGCCAAGGTCAGCAAATTATTAAGCAGCACAACATTGATTTAGTACATTGCAACAGCGCAGCGCCAACTCAATGGATGGTTGCCGCCTGTCGATTAACTGATATTCCATTATTAAGCCATTTGCATTCGTCTTATCCATTACGTGATCGCATTACGCTCGGGTTACATGCCGCTAATAAAGTAGTTTGCGTTAACAACGAAATCAAAAAGCAACTGACTGACGATGGTATGCCAGACGAGCGCATTAGTGTTATCGCTAATGGATTAGACATGGACAAACTACAACGCATTTTTCCGATTGACGTACGCCAGCAGCTTAAACTGCAATACGATGATATTTTGCTGGCTTCAACAGGCTATTTAACCCCAGTTAAAGGCATGGATTTATGTATTGAAGCCGTGGCCGAGTTAGAGCACGTGCATAATATTAAAGCGCATCTCATGCTAATAGGCGATGGACCCGAATGGGACAACCTAGTAACACTTGCAACCAAGTTAGGAGTAAAAGATCGAGTCCATTTAATGGATAGCAGTGACTTGGTCACCAGTATGCTTTGGGACAATGCCGACATTTACCTTTCAGGATCAAGACAAGAAGCATTTGGTTTAGCCATTGCCGAAGCGGGTGTGGCGAATATTCCTGTCGTAGCGCCGCAAGTAGGCGGTGTCCCTATGATAGTCAAACATGAAAAAACCGGCTTGTTATATCCAGCGCAAAATGTCAAAGCAATGGCGACTCAAGTGGCTCGTTTAGTCGAGAACACTCAGTTACGTCACCATTTAGCTCGAGCACTTAAACAACATGTGGCCGATAATTTTACGATTGACCATTACACACAACATTTTGCCAGCACCTATCGTCAACTAATCCGCCAACAGCAACAAAACAAGCTTAAGCATGATTGGTCTATCAGTTTGACACCATTCAAACGATTAGCGTCTATTGCTTGGCGCCAATTCAGCCATCGATTAGGCAATATCCAAATTAAACAAGACAGTTAA